From Papilio machaon chromosome 29, ilPapMach1.1, whole genome shotgun sequence, one genomic window encodes:
- the LOC106717108 gene encoding GTP-binding protein 2-like: protein MDSFFSLFDPSEGGQAKQSNKKHQKSDADTKKNPDAPKGRRKGRRSHAKQETQPEESSFLCEPDLSTELLVKDCSYIENYMEVKKDDDTKLDKPKRRNSGRKYRRKKNKVSTTKDISPSWIDAEETEDPKNWNNQSPVPKMYDENIGKNVNDLGKEDYKKNRRKDFEKVGFSDKDKSGYLDRAVYHNVIDKLEKVGLKDEMYLAGDFNDEDLENDFFYSSDDMEDYFDDDTTSDSEDSGEECYGSLPPEPRFGNVEYKLQLVEPCERRFQHLVTQLKWRLRSGGGSAVYVVGVRDCGALRGLRARALRASLRALRRMAAALGAAPVAARARRLAPHRAVAEVYIRKLADTQQSVELRIAVLGANEAGKSTLIGVLTQGELDNGRGSARLNMFRHLHEVKSGRTSSLSHEILGFDAQGNVVNYGCSELMTAERIGERSAKLVSFLDLAGHTKYQRTTLHGLSGYSPHYAMIVISATAGITRITEEHIALLIALELPFFAVISKCELCPANVRPLVQRLEVLLAPEGETTFKKKKPVLITDENMARNCVAPQQSILDSIDKCSDDEDKKDDGCIEQVAVFPVSCVRGAGLNALHAYLLALQPPIPDLQPQQDDETCEFQIDEIFHVGDSSGPVVGGLLARGQLYEGDNLIIGPLENGEFVEISVKSIYRNRVPCGSVRAGQSASLGLDRAPPVLRQGMVLLAVPPGYRAPHDRPTFGTCSCRTGIPQVIRNSQSKETKNRKNVRRKNKNFLQDIANVENCLVKCKDKIEEGNIYRSDSDGEKIDTNQNVDVKCACGDVVPLEDPNDPRGCLYFQATVHVLRHSTAIYPGFQCSVHVGNVRQTAIIEGIMSGNSELRAGETASILFRFARCPEYLVRGRRMLFTAGLGTRAIGRITQLFPYLPST, encoded by the exons ATGGACTCTTTCTTCAGTCTCTTCGACCCTTCAGAGGGTGGGCAGGCGAAACAATCGAATAAGAAGCATCAGAAATCAGATGCGGATACCAAAAAGAACCCAGATGCACCGAAAG GTAGGAGGAAAGGCAGAAGGTCACACGCTAAACAAGAGACCCAGCCAGAGGAATCGTCTTTCCTCTGCGAGCCGGATCTTAGTACCGAGCTTCTAGTCAAAGATTGTAGCTATATTGAAAACTATATGGAAGTTAAGAAAGACGATG aTACAAAATTGGATAAACCAAAGCGTCGTAATTCAGGTAGAAAATATAGAAGGAAAAAGAACAAAGTATCAACAACGAAAGATATCTCACCATCTTGGATAGATGCTGAAGAAACTGAAGATCCAAAGAATTGGAACAATCAATCACCAGTACCTAAAATGTACGATGAAAATATAGGAAAGAATGTTAATGATCTAGGTAAAgaagattataaaaagaatagaAGGAAAGATTTTGAAAAAGTTGGGTTTTCAGATAAAGACAAAAGTGGTTATCTAGACAGAGCTGTGTACCATAATGTGATAGATAAATTGGAAAAAGTTGGTCTGAAAGATGAAATGTACTTGGCTGGTGATTTCAATGATGAAGACTTGGAGAATGATTTCTTCTACAGTTCTGATGATATGGAAGATTATTTTGATGATGATAC TACTTCCGACTCTGAAGACTCCGGTGAGGAGTGCTACGGCAGCCTGCCTCCGGAGCCCCGCTTTGGTAATGTTGAATACAAGCTGCAGCTGGTTGAACCTTGCGAGAGAAGGTTCCAGCATTTAGTAACACAG TTAAAATGGCGGCTGAGATCTGGCGGCGGTAGTGCCGTGTATGTGGTGGGTGTGCGGGACTGCGGCGCACTGCGCGGGCTgcgtgcgcgtgcgctgcGAGCCAGCCTGCGTGCGCTGCGCCGCATGGCCGCCGCACTCGGCGCTGCGCCGGTCGCCGCACGCGCACGTCGTCTCGCACCACACAGGGCTGTCGCTGAGGTTTATATACGAAAG ttGGCAGATACACAGCAGAGCGTAGAGTTGAGGATAGCTGTGTTGGGGGCCAACGAGGCGGGCAAGTCCACACTCATAGGTGTACTAACACAAG GTGAATTGGACAACGGTCGTGGCAGCGCTCGTCTGAACATGTTCCGTCACTTGCACGAAGTCAAGAGTGGACGTACTTCATCTCTCAGTCATGAAATACTTGGATTTGATGCTCAG gGCAATGTGGTTAATTACGGTTGTTCAGAATTAATGACAGCGGAACGTATAGGAGAGAGGAGTGCCAAGTTGGTGTCATTCCTCGACCTGGCTGGTCATACGAAGTACCAGAGGACCACACTGCACGGTCTGAGCGGGTACTCGCCGCACTACGCCATGATTGTG ATATCAGCAACCGCAGGCATCACTCGTATAACAGAAGAACACATCGCGTTACTAATTGCACTGGAGCTGCCATTCTTCGCGGTCATCAGCAAATGTGAACTCTGTCCAGCTAATGTACGACCACTGGTGCAGCGGCTGGAGGTACTGCTGGCACCTGAAGGGGAGACCACTTTTAAAAAG AAGAAACCAGTGTTGATAACGGATGAGAACATGGCGCGGAACTGCGTCGCTCCTCAACAGTCGATCCTCGACTCCATTGACAAATGTTCTGATGATGAGGACAAGAAAGATGATGG TTGCATAGAGCAAGTGGCAGTGTTTCCAGTGAGCTGCGTGCGCGGCGCTGGACTGAATGCTTTGCACGCGTACTTACTGGCGCTGCAACCGCCCATACCTGACTTGCAGCCGCAACAAGATGAT GAGACATGTGAATTTCAAATAGATGAGATCTTCCATGTTGGTGACAGCAGCGGACCTGTTGTTGGAGGACTGCTCGCTAGAGGACAACTGTATGAAGGAGATAACCTGATTATAG GTCCGTTAGAAAATGGTGAATTCGTGGAGATATCGGTGAAGAGTATATATAGGAATAGGGTCCCATGTGGCAGCGTGCGCGCGGGGCAGAGCGCCAGCCTGGGACTGGACCGCGCTCCGCCAGTACTGCGCCAGGGCATGGTGCTACTGGCCGTGCCCCCGGGGTACAGAGCACCACACGACAGACCCACATTCGGCACCTGCAGCTGCAGGACCGGG aTACCGCAAGTAATTCGTAATTCACAATCAAAAGAGAcgaaaaatcgtaaaaatgtgcgcaggaaaaataaaaatttcttacaAGACATCGCTAATGTTGAGAATTGTCTCGTCAAATGTAAAGACAAGATAGAAGAGGGCAATATTTATAG atCTGACAGTGATGGTGAAAAAATAGATACAAACCAGAATGTAGATGTGAAATGCGCATGCGGAGATGTTGTCCCTCTGGAGGATCCTAACGACCCTAGGggatgtttatattttcag GCTACAGTACACGTGTTGAGACATTCAACCGCCATATATCCCGGCTTTCAGTGCTCCGTTCATGTCGGCAATGTACGACAGACTGCTATTATTGAG GGTATAATGTCGGGTAACAGCGAGCTCCGTGCGGGCGAGACCGCATCAATACTGTTCAGGTTTGCGCGTTGTCCTGAATACTTGGTGAGAGGAAGACGGATGCTGTTCACTGCAGGACTTGGCACTAg ggCAATCGGACGTATAACACAATTATTCCCATATTTACCATCGACTTGA